GAAATAAGGATCATTGGTTGATAAAGCTGCGAGAAATCCCACAAAATTGGCTTCACTCTCACTGGCATATCCAAGTTGATGTCCGATCTCATGACAAGACACAAAAGGAATCAATACACGAGGAATATCCTTCCGAACCTGTCCTTCCCCGGAAAATGGATTGTAGTAGCCGGTAAAAGACAACCAGTCAGCGATAGGGGTAAATAGACTCGGCTTCAGCGAACGTTGTGTATAATTCAGAAAAAAGTATTGATCCGACAATCGGCTATACCCGATTCCAGCCATCCGAAAAATACTGTCTACCGGTGGTTCTGGCAGTACGGTATCCGATAATCGCAGACGGCAGGCATTCAAACTATCGATCAGGCGATTGGTCAATTGAATCACTTCCTCTGTTTCATATTCTTTGGTAGATAATTTCAATTGATGAGCGATCCCCAACCGATCATAGTTCAAGCCCCATAACAGTCTGAAAATGATATAGATATACAATATTTTGCCAAATAATTTCAATGCTATGGGAATCACAGAATGTCGATTGAGCTTCCCCCCGACCAATCGTATAATAAAACGGATAAGTCCGACTATTAGACTGATAATGAATAGAATATAAAGAACATCCCCCACACTGAACGGTACCCATTTGGTCACGGCTCTTAGAAGATAGGATATACCTTTGTAGATTCCGGTACTGTACCAATTTTCAATAATTGAAGGAAAATAACCCAGCAAATGCAATAGCAAGGCTATAAAAAGGAGCGATCCTGTTTTTATCCAGATCAAAGGGGATGGTTTCTGACCTTCATTCATGGTTACAAATATGGGATTTCCTCTTGATTCAGGTCTGTTGATAAGTAGAAAGCCTTGAAAGGCAATTTTCTCTTGGCATTTCCGCCATTATGGACTACCTTTGCAAGCCCTTAAAAATCGGTTATGAGTCATCGGCGGGAATATGAGATAGCTTTTGTGGGTTTAAAGCCGGGGACTCATGTATACGAATACCGTATTGAGGACAAGTTCTTTACGAGTTATGGAGAGCAGGATTTCAACAACTGCATCGCCAATATAAAATTGAGTTTGGAGAAGAATAACAACTTCATGCAACTCAAGTTTGATATTGACGGTACATTGGAGACTCCTTGCGACAGATGTGGAAACCAATTGCCGTTACAACTCTGGGATGAGTTCAACATCATTGTAAAAATGGTGGACGACCCTGAAATCATGAATGAGCAAGAAGAAGATCCTGATGTGTATTATATCAGTCGAGGAGAAAGCCATCTGTACCTGAGCGATTGGATCTATGAATTCATCAACCTCAGTATTCCGCTCCAGAAAATGTGTAAGGAAAGTGAAGTGGGTGGTCCACTGTGTAATAAAGAAGTGTTGGAGAAATTGAAGAAGATGGAAGAAGAAGCACAAAAAGACCAACACAAAACGGTTTGGAAGGGACTAGAAAAATTTAAAGATTTAGAATAAACATTATTGATACTCTAAAATTCGAGATATGCCGAATCCTAAACGCAGACATTCACAGCAGCGCAGTGCAAAAAGAAGAACGCACTACGTAGCACAGGAAGTTACATTGAGCAAAGACAGCACCACAGGTGAAACACACGTACGCCATCGTGCACACGTGAGCGAAGGTAAATTGTTCTATAAAGGGAAACTGGTAGCTGAGAAAGCACCATTGAAAGCTTAATCCTTTTAGTACAGTTTAACCAAGCTTACCGCGCATGAATATTGGCATAGACATGATGGGTGGAGATTTTGCACCGCTGGAAGCGGTGAAGGGACTGAAACTTTATCTGTCTACCAGTACACCTGTTGCCTCACTATATTTAATAGGTGATGAAACACTGATCAACCCTCTGTTGGAGGAGCATCAGGTTACATCACCTAATTTGCATTTGGTACATGCCCCGGAAGTGATCGGTTATCATGAACACCCTACCAAGGCATTAAAAGAAAAGCAACGTTCTTCGATCGCTATCGGATTTCACTTGCTTGCTACCGGTAAAATTGATGCATTCATCAGTGCAGGAAATACCGGAGCTATGTTGGTGGGTGCGATGTACAGCATCAAACCTATTGCAGGCGTTGCACGTCCCACGATTTCAACCATCATCCCTAAATTGAAAGGCGGAACCGGTTTATTGGTGGATGTTGGATTGAATGCAGATTGCAAACCAGAGCAACTAAATCAGTTTGCATTATTGGGAAGTTTATATGCTCAGCATATTCTCAATATCACCAATCCTTCTGTAGGATTAGTGAATGTTGGAGAAGAAGAAGGCAAGGGCAATATTCTTGCACAAGCCACCTACCCTCTTTTAAAAGAAAATACACAAATCAATTTCATCGGAAACATAGAAGGTCGCGATATCTTTCAGGATAAGGCCGATGTAATGGTGTGTGATGGCTTTACCGGTAATATCATTCTGAAACTAGCAGAATCTATTTACGATATCGCGGTAGAAAGAAATCTCTCCTCAGATAGCTACTTTAATCGCTTCCACTATGAGAACTATGGCGGCACCCCTGTATTGGGAGTCGCTAAGCCTGTTATTATTGGTCATGGTATCAGTAATGATATCGCTTTCAAGAACATGATCGCATTGGCTGAAAAAATGATCGAGACCGATCTCTGCGGTAAGATCACCAGCAGTTTTAGCGCTTAATTCCTAGTTATTTATT
Above is a genomic segment from Sediminibacterium sp. KACHI17 containing:
- a CDS encoding DUF3810 domain-containing protein; this translates as MNEGQKPSPLIWIKTGSLLFIALLLHLLGYFPSIIENWYSTGIYKGISYLLRAVTKWVPFSVGDVLYILFIISLIVGLIRFIIRLVGGKLNRHSVIPIALKLFGKILYIYIIFRLLWGLNYDRLGIAHQLKLSTKEYETEEVIQLTNRLIDSLNACRLRLSDTVLPEPPVDSIFRMAGIGYSRLSDQYFFLNYTQRSLKPSLFTPIADWLSFTGYYNPFSGEGQVRKDIPRVLIPFVSCHEIGHQLGYASESEANFVGFLAALSTNDPYFRYSALNELFTYAQREELFMLALAKDSVRFESVIQQNRERLDTLVRKDRKEIRTFFQQRSNKISPAFNDLYERYLKANDQAEGLRSYDEVVGLLIAYIKKHEKI
- the plsX gene encoding phosphate acyltransferase PlsX, with the protein product MNIGIDMMGGDFAPLEAVKGLKLYLSTSTPVASLYLIGDETLINPLLEEHQVTSPNLHLVHAPEVIGYHEHPTKALKEKQRSSIAIGFHLLATGKIDAFISAGNTGAMLVGAMYSIKPIAGVARPTISTIIPKLKGGTGLLVDVGLNADCKPEQLNQFALLGSLYAQHILNITNPSVGLVNVGEEEGKGNILAQATYPLLKENTQINFIGNIEGRDIFQDKADVMVCDGFTGNIILKLAESIYDIAVERNLSSDSYFNRFHYENYGGTPVLGVAKPVIIGHGISNDIAFKNMIALAEKMIETDLCGKITSSFSA
- the rpmF gene encoding 50S ribosomal protein L32, which translates into the protein MPNPKRRHSQQRSAKRRTHYVAQEVTLSKDSTTGETHVRHRAHVSEGKLFYKGKLVAEKAPLKA
- a CDS encoding DUF177 domain-containing protein, yielding MSHRREYEIAFVGLKPGTHVYEYRIEDKFFTSYGEQDFNNCIANIKLSLEKNNNFMQLKFDIDGTLETPCDRCGNQLPLQLWDEFNIIVKMVDDPEIMNEQEEDPDVYYISRGESHLYLSDWIYEFINLSIPLQKMCKESEVGGPLCNKEVLEKLKKMEEEAQKDQHKTVWKGLEKFKDLE